One stretch of Labrenzia sp. CE80 DNA includes these proteins:
- a CDS encoding LysR substrate-binding domain-containing protein: protein MSKPSLNKLRAFDAAGEHLNFRLAAEALNLTQGAVAQQVRALEEELDLTLFDRLPRGLRLTDAGAHYHAAVAQALEIIDRATENLKPGVPRITISLPPSLASKWLVPRLPRFQDLHPDIEIATVATERLANFKTDDIDLAIRIGTPPFKSLQHRQLSAMRLCAVCSPDYGATIDPIENLSDLKNARLLQDGHDTWETALGENRIANGVRILKFNHSGLAIDAALDGQGIALVPEVLVTEEIGRKRLVVVPMTQALPASDKSYHLVFPQVAQRHAPARQAVIDWIVSQFQDSVPDAR, encoded by the coding sequence ATGAGCAAGCCAAGTCTCAACAAGTTGCGAGCCTTTGACGCCGCGGGAGAGCATTTGAACTTTCGTCTCGCGGCCGAGGCACTCAACCTGACCCAGGGCGCTGTAGCCCAGCAAGTGCGCGCCCTTGAAGAGGAACTTGATCTCACGCTGTTTGATAGACTGCCGCGCGGACTTCGCCTGACGGATGCCGGCGCGCACTATCATGCAGCTGTCGCGCAAGCACTTGAGATCATTGATAGAGCCACAGAAAACCTGAAACCGGGCGTCCCGCGGATCACCATCAGCCTGCCGCCCTCTCTCGCGTCGAAATGGCTGGTTCCTCGCCTGCCCCGATTTCAGGATCTCCATCCAGATATCGAGATCGCAACTGTGGCAACCGAACGGCTGGCGAATTTCAAGACTGATGACATCGACCTGGCCATCCGCATCGGCACCCCGCCCTTCAAGTCCCTTCAGCACCGGCAACTGAGCGCCATGCGCCTGTGCGCTGTGTGTTCTCCCGATTATGGCGCAACAATAGACCCGATAGAAAACCTATCGGATTTGAAAAATGCCCGGCTTCTGCAAGATGGCCATGACACGTGGGAAACGGCACTTGGCGAAAACCGGATTGCAAACGGCGTCAGGATCTTGAAATTCAACCACTCGGGACTTGCGATCGACGCGGCCCTGGATGGCCAGGGCATTGCCCTGGTGCCCGAGGTTCTCGTGACCGAAGAAATCGGCAGAAAGCGGCTCGTGGTCGTGCCGATGACACAAGCACTGCCCGCCAGCGACAAGAGCTACCACCTCGTTTTCCCTCAGGTGGCCCAGCGACATGCACCGGCCCGCCAGGCGGTGATCGACTGGATCGTAAGCCAGTTTCAGGACAGCGTTCCCGACGCCCGATAA
- a CDS encoding SDR family oxidoreductase, translated as MSIAKVALITAGGSGMGADAARQLAEEGFAVGILSSSGKGEALGKELGGFGVTGSNLDPDALQKLVDGAMERWGRIDVLVNSAGHGPKGPVMEISDEDWHMGLEVYLMNVVRPSRLVAPIMAKQGGGTILNISTFAAFEPDPLFPTSGVFRAGLASFTKLFADKHAAENVRMNNILPGFIDSLPETADRKARIPMERYGKAAEVSSLIAYLASEGAGYITGQNIRVDGGLTHSV; from the coding sequence ATGAGCATTGCAAAGGTTGCACTGATCACGGCCGGTGGCAGTGGCATGGGGGCGGACGCCGCGCGGCAGCTTGCGGAGGAGGGGTTTGCAGTTGGCATCTTGTCGTCCTCGGGCAAGGGGGAGGCGCTTGGCAAAGAGCTCGGCGGCTTCGGGGTTACGGGCTCCAATCTTGATCCGGACGCGCTGCAAAAGCTGGTCGATGGTGCCATGGAGCGCTGGGGCCGGATCGACGTTCTGGTGAACTCTGCCGGTCACGGACCAAAGGGGCCGGTGATGGAGATCTCCGACGAGGACTGGCACATGGGGCTTGAGGTCTATCTGATGAATGTCGTTCGTCCGTCGCGGCTTGTTGCGCCGATCATGGCAAAGCAGGGGGGAGGGACGATCCTCAATATTTCCACCTTCGCTGCCTTCGAGCCGGATCCCCTGTTTCCGACCTCCGGTGTTTTTCGTGCAGGGCTTGCCAGTTTCACCAAGCTCTTTGCCGACAAGCATGCGGCCGAGAACGTCCGGATGAACAATATTCTTCCCGGTTTCATCGACAGTCTTCCCGAGACCGCGGACCGCAAGGCGCGGATCCCTATGGAGCGCTATGGCAAGGCAGCGGAAGTGTCGTCGCTGATTGCCTATCTGGCCAGTGAAGGGGCGGGCTATATCACCGGCCAGAACATCCGTGTTGACGGTGGTCTGACCCATTCGGTCTAG
- a CDS encoding AzlC family ABC transporter permease, whose translation MPDHQEISTPEDHNAPVSGRIWMARGARAAISIPALILTAAFVGYAGLARGSGLSLPETLMMTGLVWALPSIVVLTGAISSGVGLVPAAIAVALASVRLMPMTMALVPMVKVEGKTKRWQLLYISHFVAVTAWVYGMRNLPDLPREGRLPFFAGFGTALTSFVFCMTGVAYLMVERMPPVLSGALFLLTPIYFVCSLWSASKLSADKAAMIIGLILGPFFFLYAPGLDLLWTGLVGGTIAYLITRYMRRGLL comes from the coding sequence ATGCCAGACCATCAAGAAATCAGCACGCCAGAGGATCACAATGCACCTGTGTCCGGCCGGATCTGGATGGCGCGGGGCGCTCGGGCTGCGATCTCCATTCCCGCTTTGATTCTGACGGCAGCCTTTGTCGGCTATGCCGGATTGGCGCGTGGAAGCGGTCTGTCCCTGCCTGAAACCCTGATGATGACCGGCCTGGTCTGGGCCTTGCCATCCATCGTGGTCCTGACCGGCGCCATTTCATCGGGCGTTGGTCTGGTGCCTGCAGCGATCGCTGTCGCGCTGGCCTCGGTGCGTTTGATGCCCATGACCATGGCCCTGGTTCCCATGGTCAAGGTCGAGGGAAAGACCAAACGCTGGCAGCTGCTTTACATCTCGCATTTCGTCGCCGTGACCGCCTGGGTCTATGGCATGCGCAATCTGCCGGATCTGCCGAGGGAAGGGCGTCTGCCGTTTTTTGCCGGTTTCGGCACTGCGCTCACCAGTTTTGTTTTCTGCATGACCGGCGTGGCTTATCTGATGGTGGAGCGCATGCCGCCGGTGCTGTCCGGTGCGCTGTTTCTTCTGACGCCGATCTATTTCGTCTGCTCGCTCTGGAGCGCGTCGAAGCTTTCAGCAGACAAGGCGGCGATGATCATCGGCCTGATCCTGGGGCCGTTCTTTTTCCTCTATGCGCCCGGCCTCGACCTTTTGTGGACCGGGCTTGTCGGGGGCACCATTGCCTATCTCATCACGCGCTACATGCGCAGGGGGCTGCTGTGA
- a CDS encoding AzlD domain-containing protein, with protein sequence MIIVAGWIATDIWRWIGVFAGGKLREDSELLIWVRAVATALVAGVIAKLILFPTGALEVTPVWLRVLAALGGFAAFFASRQKVVVGVVSGEIILIAGWLLLEAV encoded by the coding sequence ATGATCATCGTTGCGGGCTGGATCGCAACGGACATCTGGCGTTGGATTGGTGTTTTCGCGGGCGGCAAGCTGCGCGAAGACAGCGAGCTGCTGATCTGGGTGCGCGCCGTCGCAACTGCCCTGGTCGCCGGCGTGATCGCAAAACTGATCCTGTTTCCCACGGGCGCACTGGAGGTGACGCCTGTCTGGTTGCGGGTTTTGGCGGCGCTCGGCGGCTTTGCAGCGTTTTTCGCCAGCCGACAAAAAGTTGTCGTCGGTGTGGTGTCAGGAGAGATCATTCTGATCGCCGGTTGGCTCTTGCTGGAAGCTGTCTGA
- a CDS encoding glutathione S-transferase family protein, whose translation MSDTLTFYHAPFTRSTVIRTLLEELNAPYELHAIDHDGGETQSAAYLDINPLGKVPAIVHRGQLITEQVALCIYLGDLFPQAGLTPGLEDPLRGPYLRWLAFAGSSFEPALVDKAMKREPAPRSMSPYGLHEDMVETLRGQLAKGPYILGERMTVADVLWGKAVGWALQFELVPALSEFADYSAKMSSRPAFTKVMELDGELQAKQKAEADTAS comes from the coding sequence TTGTCAGACACGCTCACATTCTACCATGCGCCTTTCACCCGCTCGACCGTGATCCGGACGCTGCTTGAAGAACTCAACGCGCCCTATGAGCTTCACGCGATCGACCATGATGGCGGGGAGACCCAGAGCGCGGCCTATTTGGACATCAATCCGCTTGGCAAGGTGCCTGCGATTGTCCACCGGGGGCAGCTGATCACCGAACAGGTCGCGCTTTGCATCTATCTAGGTGACCTTTTTCCGCAAGCAGGCCTGACACCGGGGCTCGAAGATCCGCTTCGCGGACCCTACCTGCGATGGCTTGCCTTTGCCGGATCGAGCTTCGAACCAGCTCTGGTCGACAAGGCGATGAAACGCGAGCCCGCGCCGAGGTCGATGTCGCCCTATGGTCTGCATGAGGACATGGTCGAGACCCTGCGCGGTCAACTCGCCAAGGGCCCCTATATTCTGGGTGAGCGCATGACTGTCGCCGATGTGCTTTGGGGCAAGGCAGTCGGCTGGGCCCTTCAGTTCGAATTGGTGCCAGCGCTTTCCGAGTTCGCAGACTATTCGGCCAAGATGAGTTCGCGGCCTGCCTTCACGAAGGTGATGGAGCTGGATGGTGAGCTTCAGGCCAAACAAAAGGCGGAGGCCGACACGGCCTCCTGA
- a CDS encoding HIT family protein gives MSAPAYDDQNVFAKIMRGEIPSHKIYEDDKTLVIMDIMPRGDGHVLVIPKAPSRNILDIATEDLNAVMATAQKMARAVIKAFDADGTTIQQFSEPAGGQVVFHTHVHVIPRFEGVALRPHTGEMADNDVLAANAEKIRAALA, from the coding sequence ATGTCCGCGCCCGCCTATGACGACCAGAATGTTTTCGCCAAGATCATGCGCGGCGAGATTCCCAGCCACAAGATCTACGAGGACGACAAGACACTGGTGATCATGGACATCATGCCCCGCGGCGACGGGCATGTCCTGGTGATCCCGAAGGCCCCGTCCCGCAACATCCTCGACATTGCGACAGAGGATCTCAATGCGGTGATGGCAACCGCGCAGAAGATGGCCCGTGCCGTGATCAAGGCCTTTGATGCGGATGGAACCACCATCCAGCAGTTCTCAGAGCCAGCCGGCGGTCAGGTAGTCTTTCACACCCATGTCCATGTGATCCCGCGCTTTGAAGGCGTCGCGCTTCGCCCCCATACAGGCGAAATGGCCGACAATGACGTCCTGGCGGCCAACGCGGAAAAGATCCGCGCGGCACTGGCTTAA
- a CDS encoding GNAT family N-acetyltransferase, with amino-acid sequence MSAPQTPDDQAATLRILSSLADVPAAVWDSVANPGWTTGPDGSVRRDEAYETQRQLLETVSEGTESLPEPPSYNPFLSHAFLQALEESGCATAQTGWMPRHLLLEGGDGEVWGAVPAYLKSHSQGEYVFDHGWADAFLRAGGDYYPKLQISVPFTPATGRRFLLSPTIHRESGMSALATGLVEVCKRSGASSTHATFVTKSEWDALGELGYLQRTDQQFHFENPGYASFDDFLGALASRKRKAIKKERRDAVSSGLEIEQVTGKDLTEAHWDAFYTFYMDTGSRKWGRPYLNRQFFSLIGERMADQILLVMAKREGRYIAGALNFIGSDTLFGRNWGCTEHHPFLHFELCYYQAIDFAIERKLARVEAGAQGAHKLARGYLPTTTYSAHWIAHEGLSEAVADYLERERRAISMENEELAEHAPFRKSEN; translated from the coding sequence ATGTCCGCACCCCAGACCCCGGACGACCAAGCCGCCACGCTTCGCATTCTATCGTCCCTTGCCGATGTTCCCGCTGCCGTCTGGGACAGCGTTGCCAACCCGGGTTGGACGACAGGCCCGGATGGAAGCGTCCGGCGTGACGAAGCCTATGAGACACAGCGGCAATTGCTGGAAACCGTGTCCGAAGGCACCGAGAGCCTTCCGGAACCGCCGTCCTACAATCCGTTCCTCTCGCATGCCTTTCTGCAAGCGCTCGAAGAATCGGGCTGTGCGACGGCACAGACCGGCTGGATGCCGCGACATCTGCTTTTGGAGGGCGGCGATGGTGAAGTCTGGGGCGCTGTCCCGGCCTATCTCAAAAGCCACAGCCAGGGCGAATATGTCTTCGATCACGGCTGGGCTGATGCTTTCCTGCGTGCCGGCGGGGACTATTATCCAAAGCTGCAAATTTCGGTGCCCTTTACCCCTGCCACCGGGAGACGCTTTCTCCTGTCTCCAACCATCCATCGCGAAAGCGGCATGAGCGCCTTGGCCACCGGGCTGGTTGAAGTCTGCAAACGCAGTGGTGCCTCATCGACCCACGCCACTTTCGTAACGAAATCAGAGTGGGATGCACTTGGCGAGCTCGGGTACCTGCAGCGCACCGATCAGCAGTTTCATTTCGAAAACCCCGGCTACGCGAGCTTCGATGACTTCCTCGGCGCCCTCGCCTCGCGCAAGCGCAAGGCCATCAAGAAAGAACGCCGCGACGCCGTCAGCTCGGGGCTCGAAATCGAACAGGTCACAGGCAAGGATCTGACCGAAGCCCACTGGGACGCCTTTTACACCTTCTATATGGACACAGGCAGCCGCAAGTGGGGACGACCCTATCTCAATCGGCAGTTCTTCTCGCTGATCGGCGAACGCATGGCAGACCAGATTCTTCTGGTCATGGCCAAGCGGGAGGGACGCTACATCGCCGGTGCGCTCAACTTCATCGGCTCGGACACGCTCTTCGGGCGCAACTGGGGCTGCACCGAGCACCATCCTTTCCTGCACTTCGAGCTCTGCTATTATCAGGCCATTGATTTTGCCATCGAACGCAAGCTCGCCCGCGTCGAGGCTGGCGCCCAGGGCGCACACAAACTGGCCCGCGGCTATCTTCCAACGACGACCTACTCGGCGCACTGGATTGCCCATGAAGGCCTCAGTGAGGCTGTCGCTGACTACCTTGAACGCGAGCGCCGCGCGATCAGCATGGAAAATGAAGAGCTGGCCGAGCACGCCCCTTTCAGGAAGTCCGAAAACTAG
- a CDS encoding glycerophosphodiester phosphodiesterase family protein, which translates to MTKVSELLARPIAHRGLHDADNSCIENTPSAIRAAVERNFAIEVDVQETADGEALVYHDYTLDRLVQAKGPVIEKTSAELVQLRMQTGTDNLWLLQDLFDLVAGKVPLVIEIKSRLVPGAQADFVRHVVEQVEAYDGPACIKTFDPDMLPIARAHRPDVLRGIVADATLPEGELLRFSRIDRFIMRHMLHIPRTRPHFISYGIRDLPSLAPGFWRRFFGLPIMTWTVRTENQRLRAAKYADQIVFEGFDPDA; encoded by the coding sequence ATGACCAAGGTTTCCGAGCTGCTGGCGCGGCCAATCGCCCATCGCGGACTTCATGATGCCGACAATAGCTGCATCGAAAACACGCCTTCCGCGATCCGTGCAGCTGTCGAGCGCAATTTCGCCATCGAGGTCGATGTTCAGGAAACCGCCGACGGTGAAGCGCTGGTCTATCACGACTACACCCTGGACCGGCTCGTTCAGGCCAAAGGCCCCGTGATCGAAAAAACCTCGGCCGAACTGGTCCAACTGCGGATGCAGACGGGCACGGACAATCTCTGGCTGCTGCAGGATCTGTTTGATCTGGTCGCTGGCAAGGTCCCGCTTGTCATCGAGATCAAGTCGCGGTTGGTTCCCGGCGCCCAGGCCGACTTCGTCCGGCACGTCGTCGAGCAGGTCGAAGCCTATGATGGCCCCGCCTGCATCAAGACCTTCGACCCCGACATGCTGCCAATTGCAAGGGCACACCGGCCCGACGTTCTGCGCGGCATTGTTGCCGACGCGACCCTGCCCGAAGGCGAGCTCCTCCGCTTTTCCCGGATAGACCGCTTCATCATGCGTCACATGCTTCATATTCCGCGCACGCGTCCGCACTTCATTTCCTACGGCATCCGCGATCTGCCCAGCCTGGCACCAGGCTTTTGGCGCAGGTTCTTCGGCCTGCCGATCATGACCTGGACGGTTCGGACCGAAAATCAGCGGCTGCGCGCCGCCAAATATGCCGATCAGATCGTCTTTGAAGGCTTCGATCCCGACGCCTGA
- a CDS encoding RidA family protein: MSQTIESRLADLGVTLPSPSAPAANYVPYVLTGNQLFISGQLPMGPEGLEYVGKVGGDLSVKDGKSAARLCAINLLAQAKAATGDLEKIARLVKIVGFVNSDGDFAQQPQVINGASDFLVEAMGDKGRHARSAVSAASLPFGAGVEIEAIFEIA, encoded by the coding sequence ATGAGCCAGACCATCGAAAGCCGCCTTGCAGACCTGGGTGTCACCCTGCCCTCACCGTCGGCACCGGCTGCCAACTACGTGCCCTACGTCCTGACCGGCAATCAGCTGTTCATTTCCGGGCAGCTGCCGATGGGGCCAGAGGGCCTTGAATATGTCGGCAAGGTCGGCGGCGATCTTTCGGTGAAGGACGGCAAGTCCGCTGCGCGCCTGTGCGCCATCAATCTTCTGGCTCAGGCCAAGGCAGCCACCGGTGACCTGGAAAAGATCGCCCGGCTCGTGAAGATCGTCGGCTTCGTCAACTCTGACGGCGATTTCGCCCAGCAGCCTCAGGTGATCAACGGCGCGTCCGACTTTCTGGTCGAGGCGATGGGCGACAAGGGCCGCCATGCCCGCTCAGCCGTCAGCGCCGCCTCCCTGCCCTTTGGCGCTGGGGTGGAGATCGAAGCGATCTTCGAAATCGCCTGA
- a CDS encoding cell envelope integrity EipB family protein, producing MQLRAGNMIYAASLQAALVLTGSFAAAAAPGLGLAPHRAIYDMELGEAEDRSGIASLSGLMVYDFSGSACEGYSISFRFVTRFQSVEGGSQVTDLRTSSHESGDGDSYQFLSKTYVDQKLVEATRGTARDLDGAKSVDLKEPEERAFEIDKSTLFPTVHLRKIIEAAKDGESFLVSEVYDGSETGDKIYETTTVIGEPRLERIPVKGSADASVVNVPQVTHWPVTIAYFDSSVTDGGEQLPVYQLSFLLYENGISRRMSLDYGDFVIKGSLRDLELYEEASCTN from the coding sequence ATGCAGCTCAGGGCCGGAAACATGATTTATGCTGCCTCTCTACAGGCCGCCCTTGTTTTGACGGGAAGTTTTGCTGCTGCCGCCGCGCCGGGCCTCGGGCTTGCGCCGCATCGTGCCATCTATGACATGGAGTTGGGAGAAGCGGAGGACCGCTCCGGCATTGCCTCCCTGTCCGGGCTGATGGTCTATGATTTTTCCGGCAGCGCCTGCGAAGGCTACAGCATCAGTTTTCGTTTCGTCACACGCTTTCAGAGCGTTGAGGGCGGTTCCCAGGTGACGGATCTGCGCACGTCGTCCCACGAAAGCGGCGATGGTGACAGCTACCAGTTTTTATCCAAGACCTATGTGGATCAGAAGCTGGTGGAGGCCACGCGCGGGACGGCAAGAGATCTTGATGGTGCCAAGAGCGTCGACTTGAAAGAGCCGGAAGAGCGCGCGTTCGAGATCGACAAGTCGACGCTGTTTCCGACTGTGCACTTGAGAAAGATCATCGAGGCGGCGAAAGACGGTGAGAGCTTTCTTGTGTCCGAGGTCTATGACGGCTCTGAAACCGGCGACAAGATTTACGAGACCACGACAGTGATCGGCGAGCCTCGGCTGGAGCGGATCCCGGTGAAGGGATCTGCGGACGCGTCTGTCGTCAATGTGCCGCAAGTCACCCATTGGCCAGTGACCATCGCGTATTTCGATTCCTCGGTGACCGATGGCGGTGAACAGCTTCCTGTCTATCAGCTTTCCTTCCTGCTTTATGAAAACGGTATCAGCCGCCGCATGTCGCTCGACTACGGTGATTTCGTCATCAAGGGATCTTTGCGGGATCTGGAACTTTATGAAGAGGCGTCCTGCACCAACTGA